From the genome of Nitrospirota bacterium:
AAAAAATATGCCGCTGCCCTTCCCAGACGGACAGTCATTTCGGCTGTCAATGGTTCTACGTTTGCTATACCCCTGATACCATCTGTACCAAATAATTTTCTCATATTTTACTTATCTCCACATAAACCGTAATAACCCTTTTTCCTAAAACCCTTACATTATGAAAAGGGGTGTCTATCTTGACTTCCCGGGTGAAACTGTTTTTTCTGCCGGTAATGTCTATCTCCGGCCCTTTCAGAACAGATAGTGATGTCACCTCGTACTCTGAACCTTCCACTGTAACCAGTGGCGGATTAATTGATATCCTGCGGAGTTTATATCCGGGCTCCGGCATTCCTGTAATATTAATCTGCACCTTTACATCTTTCTTTACTGAGTTAACTACATCAATCTTAATCTTTTTTGGGTCTATTCTGATTACTTCCATATTAGTGCCATGAGGAATGTTTATGTTGCTGTTATCAATAGCATAGAATCTCCCGCCTGCCTTCACCTTTGAAAGATCAAGGCTTACACTCAATTGAGTCGGGTCAAGATCTCTGAGTACATTTTGTCTTCCCCTTAATCTGACGTTAATACGGTCCTCGAAGTTCCCTATAACCATCATATCTTCAGGAATATTTTTGAGCTCAAGTGGAAGGACATAATTGACCTCAAGGGTATCTCTCATGGATATGGGGGAGATATAAAACCATAAGACAATAGCAAAAAAGAGTGAAGCAAATTTTAAGAATGCATTTTCTAATATAAGGTTCCTGATGTAACTCATCTTCCCTGTTCTACTTGTTTAATTCATCTCCGCCAATAATCCTGCTGAGTCTTTCCCTGTTTTTCTTACCTGATAGACGTTCCCCTAATCTGCCGAACCAGATGGTTTTGTCTTTTTTCTTTTCCTGCTGGAATATGTTTGTCAATACACGTCGCAACGCTGCGGTGTCGAGTTTCCTCATCATGTTCCCGTCAATGCTTACCGAGATATCTCCGGTCTCCTCGGATACAACAATAACTACTGCATCGGTCTCTTCAGTCACACCTATTGCTGCCCTGTGCCTTGTCCCAAGGGCTTTGTTCACATCTGAGCTCAGGGTTAGAGGGAGGAAGCATCCTGCGGCGACGATACGATCTGCCTTAATGATAACAGCCCCATCGTGAATAGGCGAGTATGGCAGAAAAATGCTTGTAAGCAATTCCCTGGTTATACGCGCATCAAGTTGAATACCCATCTCTACAAGGTCTTTAAGTTCAGTGTTTCTCTCAATGACGATAATTGCCCCTATCTTTTTACTCGCCATTGATACTGATGCCTTGATTATTTCTTCAATATACTTTGATTCCTCCATAGGGGTGAGCCTCTTTGTAAGCGGATTCTGGCCCATTTGAACCAGGGCTTTTCTGATCTCTGGCTGAAACAGGATTATAAGTGCGAGAACTATATATGAGCCAAAGCTGTGTATTAACCAGTCGAGAGTATAGAGTCCGGCCCACCTTGATATTACAAATGTAACAAAAAGTACAACAAGGCCCATAAGCATGTAAAATGCCCGCGTGCCCTTTATAATGAGAAATAGCCGGTAGAATACAAATGTGACAATGGCTATATCCACAATGTCCTGCCAGCGTAATTCGCTGACCATGCCTCTAATGAAATTCATATCCCTCTATCGCATTCACCATCTCAACAACCTGTCTCATTTCCTTAACATCATGCACCCTGATGATATCTGCCCCTTTCATGATGGCAACCGCTACAACAGCTGCCGTACCTTCCAGACGGCCTTCAATAGCCTGGTTCAAAACTGTCCCGATGAAAGACTTCCTGGAAGGGCCGACCAGCAGTCGGCAGCCCAGGTTTTTAAAGATATCCAGGCGCTTTATCAACAGCAGGTTGTGTGCAAGGCTTTTTCCGAAACAAATACCAGGATCTACTATAATTTTATCTTTACTGATGCCATTGTTTGTTGCATATGCCACACGTTCCGAGAGGAAGTTGAATACATCATTTACAACATCATCATATACGGGGTTTGTCTGCATATTCCCCGGGTTTCCAAGCATGTGCATTAATACAACAGGAACATGGTGCTTACTTGCTACATGAACCATTTCCGCATCAAATCTTAATGCACTGACATCATTAATTATAGATGCCCCTGCCTCCAGGGCCAGCCTTGCAACACCTGATTTATACGTATCAACAGATATTGGAATCTTTACACGATTTGCCAGCGCTTCGATTACCGGTATTACACGCCTGACCTCTTCCTCAAACGGGACAGAGGCTGCTCCAGGCCGTGTTGACTCACCTCCGATATCAATAATGTCAGCGCCATCATCTTCTAATTTAATTCCGCGGGTTACGGCCTTTTCATGATTAAAAAAAAGTCCTCCGTCTGAAAAGGAATCGGGGGTAACATTTAATATTCCCATAAGCCTGGTTTTGTTCCTCATGTCAATTAAATACGGTAAAACACATTAACTGAATGCGGACAAGAAATGTTTAATTACACTGTTGAAGTTGTCAATCTTATAATTTCTTCTATTTCAGGTCCATCGAGGACTTCCTTTTCCAACAGTGCCTCTGCAAGTGCCTTCAGTGTATTGATATTATCTTTAAGCATCTTCTTTGCCCTGTCATAGTTTTCCATTACGAGCCGCTTAACCTCGGCATCAATCATTATGGCAGTATCTTCGCTGTAATCCCTGTGCTGTGAAATCTCACGTCCAAGAAATATCTCTTCCTGTTTTTTACCAAAGGTAAGAGGGCCGAGCTTCTCACTCATTCCCCACTCACACACCATCTTTCTCGCCAGGTCAGTAGCCCGTTCAATATCATTACCGGCCCCTGTCGTCATGTGATTCATCATCAACTCCTCAGCTGCCCGGCCACCCATCAGCACTGCTATGTTTGAATATAGAAATTCTTTTGAGTAGGTATATTTTTCGTCAACAGGTAACTGCTGTGTAAGACCAAGCGCCCGTCCCCTTGGGATAATGGTAACCTTATGGATAGGGTCTGTCCCCGGCAGAAGCTTTGCCACGAGTGTGTGGCCTGCCTCATGGAAGGCAGTGTTTTTCTTTTCCTTTTCGCTTATGAAGAGGCTTTTTCTCTCCACCCCCATCAGGACTTTATCCTTGGCAGCCTCAAAGTCTGTCATCTCAACTGACTTCTTGTTTATCCTCGCTGCATATAGCGCGGCCTCATTGACAAGGTTTGCCAGCTCGGCGCCTGAGAACCCGGGTGTCCCTCTCGCGATCGTCTCCAGATTAACATCACTTGACAATGGTATCTTTTTTGTATGGACCTTCAGGATTTCAACCCTGCCCCGGACGTCAGGCCTTCCCACAACGATCTGCCTGTCAAATCTGCCAGGCCTGAGGAGGGCCGGGTCAAGTACATCGGGCCTGTTTGTAGCAGCGATAAGGATCACACCTTCAGTTGTCTCAAACCCATCCATCTCAACAAGGAGCTGGTTAAGTGTCTGTTCACGTTCATCATGTCCTCCGCCAAGACCGGCGCCGCGAAGACGTCCTACCGCATCAATTTCATCAATGAATATTATACAGGGGGCATTCTTCTTACCCTGATCAAAGAGGTCCCTGACCCTTGAAGCTCCGACACCGACGAACATCTCTACAAAGTCAGAACCGCTTATGCTGAAGAACGGTACGTTTGCCTCTCCTGCAATTGCCTTTGCAAGCAGGGTTTTGCCTGTACCAGGAGGTCCGACGATTAATACTCCCTTGGGGATCCTCCCGCCAAGTTTCTGAAACTTGGGAGGGTCTTTAAGGAATTCTATGATTTCCTGAACCTCCTCCTTGGCCTCTTCTACACCTGCTACGTCTGCAAAGGTAACTTTCTTGCGATCTTCAGTCAGAAGCTTTGCCTTGCTCTTGCCGAAAGATAATGCCTTGTTTCCTCCCATTTGTGTCTGTCTCATAAAGAATATCCACACAGCAACCAGGAGTATAATAGGTCCCCAGGAAAAGAGAAATGCGATATACCATGGAGTGTCATCAGGAGGTTTGACCGTAATCTTTACATTCTTAGCCCTGAGATCGGTTACAAGGTTCGGGTAATCAACTACATAAGTATTAAACTGGGCACCATCCTTCAATGTCCCTGTAATCTTTTTCTCCTTGATCACAACATCTGTAACGTCTCCTGCTTCAATCTTGTTAAGGAAGTCACTAAACACCATTTCCTTTGATGTCGGGGTTCCCTGTTGTGAGAGATAATATAAAAGAATCATTACGCCGCCAATTATTACCCATAGTCCTAAGTTCTTATAGAAAGAGTTCATGTCTTATTTATAATCCTCCGTATTTTATTTCAGTCAGTCATTTACGCACAACAATTCACCCTTGGTTATGAACCAACTAAGTATTGGATAATATAACATAATTAGTTTCATATTGACAACAGCACGTGCCTGTCTTCTTAAACACTCTTTATCCTTAAATCAATATATTCCACTGCCCGGTCAATATCCTCTTTCGTGCCGATTAAAAGAAGGATATCTCCTTCCTTAAAGGCGAAGTCAGATGAAGGATTGTGATGGACAATATCCTTACGTTTTACGGCTATAATAGTGGCGCCTGTTTCAACCCTGAGGTTCAGCTCCCTAAGGGTGAGACCGACAGCGCCTGACGTGTCACGGATAAGATAGGTTTCAGTCTCCATCCCTTCCAGCAATTCCTGTCGTTCTGTCATTCCTTTTTGGGGAAGTGCGATCCCCCTGAGAACGCTGTAGGAGTCTTTTCTGATGTTTTCGATATGCTCCGATATGACATTCCTCGGTGTATTATAATGATGGAGGACCCTTGAGAATATCTCCACAGATGTTTCAAATTCTTCAGGAATGACCTCGTTGGCGCCTGAGTCTAAGAGATGGTCAACCTCAGCAACATAACGGGTTCGAACGATTATGTGAATCTCAGGATTTTCTTTTCTTGCTATTTGCACTATCCTCCTTGTTGCAGGCGCATCCGAAATAGCAATAACAAGTACCTTTGCTGAATGGATGCCAAGCTTATGAAGGATTTCTACACTTGTACCATCTCCGTAATATATAGGCTCCTGCATCTTTTTCATCTTTCTAACCGTATTATTATTCATCTCGAGTATAACATAGGGGATATCCAGCGCCCTCAAGACCTTTGCCAGATTACGTCCGTTGATGCCAAAGCCTGTAATAATAACGTGTCCGGCCCTTTTTGAAGGAGTCGGCTCTGTCAGGTCAATCCGGCGCATCCTCATCAGCCTGTTGAACAGGGACCGGGAGATAAACCATAAGGCTGCAGGTGATGAGACACTGATGACAAAAGGAGTCGCTATCATTGTCAGCACCGAGGCAGACAGGAATATCTGATAGATCTCATCTGTTATAAGACCGGCATTTTTCCCGGCAACTGCAAGGATAAAAGAGAATTCTCCGACCTGTGACAAATAGAAGCCTGTATGAATTGAGTTCTGCAGAGATTGACCTGACAGAGATGCAGACACGGCAGCAGTAATAATCTTTATCAGGATAATTACAACTACAATACCGGAAATAGTCCAGAGGTGTGTACGAAGAAAGCCAAGATTCAACAACATCCCTACAGACATGAAGAACAGGCCTGTAAAACTTTCTTTAAATGGAAGGATATCTGAAATAGCCTGAGCCGCATACTCAGACTCTGATATGACAATACCTGCGAGAAAAGCGCCCAGTGCAAGGGATAATCCGAACATGGAGGTAATCAGGGCAGTCCCGAGGCATAGTAAGATAATAGTCATAAAGAAAAGCTCACGGCTTCGCGTACTGACTACCTCATGCAGTATTCGCGGAACTCCCCATGTTGAAGCAAACAGGACAATGCCGACAACAAGGGCAGCTGTCAGCATTGTAATGAGTACGTCAACGGAGCTGCCACCATTGCCTGCGAGGACAGGGATCAGAAGCATGAAAGGCACAACACAGAGGTCCTGAAAAATGAGCATTCCTACCGACATTCGCCCATGAGGAGAGTATATCTCACTTCTTTCCAGGAGTATCTTCATCACAATAGCCGTACTGCTGAGGGATACAAGGAATCCCTCAAATATTGCCATATTGAGGTTGTGCTGAACAAACAGGGAAATAAGGAGAACTACCACAGCTATCGTCAGACCTATCTGTATGAAACCTCCTAAAAATATTGACCGGCGGAGCTTAAGCAGATTTTTTAATGAAAACTCAAGCCCTATTGTAAACATCAGTAGTATGACACCGATCTCAGCAAAGAGTTCTACGTCCCTGACATCAGATATAAGATGGGCCCCATGCGGACCAACAATGACGCCGGCAATGAGGAATCCGACAATAGAAGATATCTTCAACCTTCCGAGGACAAACACAATTACGGCCGAGATGCAAAGGATAATTACCAGAGATTTTAGAAATTCAAGTTCCATATGGTATTAGCTGACAGGAATAAATGTTATGGATTCCAAAGAATGTTTGCAGTATAGTAACATACATCCTGCCGGTCAAGATACATGAAATAAAATGAAGATACCCTCCCCTTCAAGGGGTCGGGAAGGGGTTTCAGGTGAAACAGGCCTTAACAATCTCCAAGGCACTCAGATGTGCTGAAGGTTATCTAATACAGCGAAATGTCCCTTTCCCATACCTGGATGCTGAATATATCCTTGCACATGTACTCGGATGCCGGCGAATGGACCTTCTGATTCACCCTGACAGGACATTGAAAGATAATGAGGCGGAGCAATTTAATGCCTGCATTGAAAGAAGGGGCCGAAGAGAGCCGCTTCAATATATTACAGGGGAAGTAGAGTTCAGGGGGCTGTTGTTCAAGGTCAGCAAAGATGTCCTTATACCGAGACCTGAGACAGAATTATTGGTTGATGAGGCTGTTAAGAGTGTAAGTAAAAAAGGGGCCACAGTCATGGACCTCTGCACAGGCAGCGGGTGTATTGCAGTATGCATTGCAAGAGAGCTTAATGACAGCAGGATATACGCAGTTGATATATCTGACGGGGCCCTTGCCGTAGCGAGGGAAAATGCTGCAAGGCATGAAACAGGGGAGAATATAACATTTCTATCCGGTGACTTGTTCGGAGCAATCGAAACCCTTAACCTCAAGGGTAAATTAGACGTAATAGTTTCCAACCCGCCATATGTGTCTGCAGAGGAGATGGAAGGGCTTCAGCCTGAGATAAAGGACTATGAACCGGCATCAGCGCTTTACGGCGGTACCGATGGACTTGATTTCTACAGGAGGATAGTACACGAATCACCTTATTATCTTTCATCCGGCGGATATCTGTTAATGGAGGTTGGATATAGGCAGGCATGGAGTATAAAGCGCTTGCTGGAGGAGGTGAATACCTTTAAGCAGATTGAAGTAATAAAAGATCTTAATGGGACCGATAGGATAATAAAGGTATTATCCATATAAAATTTATATTGACAGAGTGTTAACTTTTGGCTACTCTATGCATAAGTCATGTATATTAGTGTTTATCGCCACCAATTAAACTTTATAGTGACTCAATCCGATGTTATTCAATCCCATGTTAATATCCGATTTTTTTCTTGACATTAATATATTAATTATTTATACCTATATGAAATGTTCTGTACGCGCATTTATTTATATTACTCCTTGTCTTTATCTGATTCTTAAATTTAGACTTGACAGGGTTATTTATTTTTGATAATTTTGTCCGTCATCATTGAAATCAACATCATGATCATGGGGTTCAGCCGGTAAACCAGTCAATAGGTATGGGTACGGCGGAAATATGGAGCAGATGCTGGGAAATAAAAGAACTCAGAAGAATGAAGGACATGAAGGAGAGGGGGTGATGGTTACAGATTTGATATGTAATAACTGCATATTAGTTTACATAAGTAGAAGCACGAGTAGAAGCAGGAAAAAAATAAAAACAATTTGAGAGGAGGTAGGAGATGAAGAAAAGAAGAAGGATTTCGAGCATGAAACCATTATGGATGGCCGGGTTTTTAGTTGTACTGTTCTCGACCATTTTCACAATGGCAGGCTGCTCAAATGATTCAAATAAGTCTGTTACAAACCCTAATCCAGCTACATTTGAACCTAAGGGGACCATTCAGGGTGTTGTAAGAGATACTGTCACATTGCAGCCTATTGAAGGCGCTGTGGTTGATATTGGTGTGGCAAAGACCACTACTGATGCGACCGGACAGTTTGTGCTTCGTGATGTTCCGGCAACAGCTGATGCGTTGTTGGGCACTGAGGCAGATACATATTTAGTGACAGTAGACTTAAGGAAGGCAAAGAGCAGGGAGAATGGGGTGGTTGTTGTTGACAATGCCGACCCGTCCAAGAAAAAATACCCTGAGTTTGTCTACACCTATAAGGATGTCGAGTATACATCACTTAATGATTCTGCACCATGTCCTAATTGGAACGAGGATCCAGCACAATCCGGCACTACCGGCTATGGTTATGAAGATACCGGTATAGGTGCATCCAATTGCGGCACAAATTCAACGAACCATGATACACCGGTACACAAGCTATCGCATTCACTCCTTGTAAATGTTGGTAAGCTCGCTGCCAGTATCGAGGGTCAGGTTGCCGGTTGTGAGGGGACCCCTGGCTTCTTTTCAAACGTAAGCGGGATTTATGATGTTAAGATCTACAGCTATGATTCCAGTAATAATACAGGCAGCGGTTCGTCGGATCATCTTGTTTGGGCAGGTCTCACAGATTCAACAGGCAAGTTTACTGCCACAAATATAGAGGAACAGAGAGACGTCAAGATTGTTGTCTCCGGTCCTACTACAGATACCGGTTCAAAACAGGCCTTTTCGGAATCAGAAACAAGGTATGAGACTACCAAATCAGATGGTGTGGTGTTGAAGCTGACAAACATACAGGCTTCGAATGCAATCCATGTCTGTTCAGTTGACGTTCATGGTCCAAGGATCATATCGGTTACACCTGAACCAGGCAGCGATCTGGCAGCAGGACCTGTATCAGTAGAAATTCAGTTTAGCGAGCCGATTGCGCAGAATGCATTCACTGGTACAACTCCTGAAGCGGTTGGCAACCTCTATGACTACATCGAGGTCTATTTTGACCAGGCCAAGGTAGGAAATACTGCCTACACATTGTCATGGAACAGCACATTTGACAAGTTGACAGTCAGTATAGCTGATGCAGGAATTTCATCTCTCTATCATGTCAGGATCAGGAACATCAATGAGGTGCTCTTTGATGAAAGCGGTCTTGGAGTTGGTGAGGATGAAGGTGAAGGATTTGTAGATATGGGAGTATGTCCGGACGATGGATCTGCAGCAGCTTCGACCTGGATGACTTCTCCGTCACCGACATCTGCTGATAGCGGATCAAACGACTGTCTTGTATATTTCAGCACAAAGGGATCACAGACACCCGTTGCTCCGGTGCTCTCTTTGGTTAATGCAAGCAGCATAGATGAAGCCAATGCACGTACAGCAGTATTCGATTGGCCGCAGGCATCAGGTGCAAAGACCTACAAGATGTACTGCCGCAAGGTACAGAAGTGGGGCACAACCGAGCAGGCACATGGCTACCTTGAGTATTCTGCAAATGTGTCCGGTTCAAGTGCAACTATTGATTTTGGAAGTTCTGACAATGCAGTTACCTGTGATGATGTGAATAACACTGGTACCTGCTTCGACTCCAATTATGCGTGCAACTACGATTCAGGCTGCGATTACGTAGATGATGAGTATGATGCATTTGTCGAAAACAATGAAATTCAGATTGCCTATGATTGTTATGTAGTAGGTGTAAGCGCTGATAAGACCGAAGGTGCAAAGAGCAACGTAGTCAGGGTTGCGGATACTGTTGGACCGAAACTTGTTGAGGATACTTCCGCAGTATTAGGGAAATTGTCCTGCCCTTCTACTGGCCAGGTGACAAGTGGAATTCCTACGGATATAGGCACCATTTGTGATGATCCGGACAATACTGACCTGATCACCGCAATTGTTCTTCAGTACAATGAAGAGGTCATTGAAGATGGTGCAGAGACTGCATCAAACTACACCTTCGAAAATCTTGCAACAGGTGGTACAGGCGCCGTTGATACTACTTCAGGGGCTATCCTGTATGATCCTTCGACAAGACTGGTATTGCTGCCTCTCTCTGATCCGCTCAATTGGATAACAGAGGTAAAGGGCGTTGGCATTCCTGTGATGAGGACAGGAGCTGATGGTATACTCCAGACTAGTATTGCGTCAGGAAGCGATGACGTGATTCCATCGTATATTGCAACAGCCGGTGGTGTTATAGCTACAGTAGCTGCCAATACCGGACCATGCGTAGACTATGGTACAGATGCTACGTCAGATACAACCTTGTCAGGCGATGATGTGGTAGTTGGAACTGTAATTTATGCTGGTCCAGACGGCAAATGCAACAGTATTGCAAATAGCGCCAACAGTTCAGGAGACGACATTCAGGTAGTACCGGTCGGCGGATACAGCGGTGTCTGCGGTGTTGAAACTGGCACTGACGTCGTTGAGACTGGCGATGATGTTGATACTGCCGCAACCTCCGGGTTTATTCTAACCGGCGCGAACGGTGTCTGCGATACAGCTCAAGCTGCTTATACTGCGGCAAGCGCTACACAGACAGAGCCAACAGGCTTAAGTACCGGTCTGTCAGCTGGAATACTTCCTGGGCCGGATGGCATATTGCAGACAACCACTCCGAATGCTATTAGTGATGATGAGCTTGAGTCTGCAAGTGCTGGTACAGCAGTAAAAGTCCAGAATGTCAAGGACGTTGCTGGAAATGTAATCAGGACTACAGGTGATGAGTTCACAGCCGGCGGAGAAGTAAAATAATTAACTTGCCATAAAGGCAGGTTAATCGCCACTGGCGGAATATATCAG
Proteins encoded in this window:
- a CDS encoding carboxypeptidase regulatory-like domain-containing protein; this translates as MKKRRRISSMKPLWMAGFLVVLFSTIFTMAGCSNDSNKSVTNPNPATFEPKGTIQGVVRDTVTLQPIEGAVVDIGVAKTTTDATGQFVLRDVPATADALLGTEADTYLVTVDLRKAKSRENGVVVVDNADPSKKKYPEFVYTYKDVEYTSLNDSAPCPNWNEDPAQSGTTGYGYEDTGIGASNCGTNSTNHDTPVHKLSHSLLVNVGKLAASIEGQVAGCEGTPGFFSNVSGIYDVKIYSYDSSNNTGSGSSDHLVWAGLTDSTGKFTATNIEEQRDVKIVVSGPTTDTGSKQAFSESETRYETTKSDGVVLKLTNIQASNAIHVCSVDVHGPRIISVTPEPGSDLAAGPVSVEIQFSEPIAQNAFTGTTPEAVGNLYDYIEVYFDQAKVGNTAYTLSWNSTFDKLTVSIADAGISSLYHVRIRNINEVLFDESGLGVGEDEGEGFVDMGVCPDDGSAAASTWMTSPSPTSADSGSNDCLVYFSTKGSQTPVAPVLSLVNASSIDEANARTAVFDWPQASGAKTYKMYCRKVQKWGTTEQAHGYLEYSANVSGSSATIDFGSSDNAVTCDDVNNTGTCFDSNYACNYDSGCDYVDDEYDAFVENNEIQIAYDCYVVGVSADKTEGAKSNVVRVADTVGPKLVEDTSAVLGKLSCPSTGQVTSGIPTDIGTICDDPDNTDLITAIVLQYNEEVIEDGAETASNYTFENLATGGTGAVDTTSGAILYDPSTRLVLLPLSDPLNWITEVKGVGIPVMRTGADGILQTSIASGSDDVIPSYIATAGGVIATVAANTGPCVDYGTDATSDTTLSGDDVVVGTVIYAGPDGKCNSIANSANSSGDDIQVVPVGGYSGVCGVETGTDVVETGDDVDTAATSGFILTGANGVCDTAQAAYTAASATQTEPTGLSTGLSAGILPGPDGILQTTTPNAISDDELESASAGTAVKVQNVKDVAGNVIRTTGDEFTAGGEVK
- a CDS encoding TIGR00159 family protein; the encoded protein is MRGMVSELRWQDIVDIAIVTFVFYRLFLIIKGTRAFYMLMGLVVLFVTFVISRWAGLYTLDWLIHSFGSYIVLALIILFQPEIRKALVQMGQNPLTKRLTPMEESKYIEEIIKASVSMASKKIGAIIVIERNTELKDLVEMGIQLDARITRELLTSIFLPYSPIHDGAVIIKADRIVAAGCFLPLTLSSDVNKALGTRHRAAIGVTEETDAVVIVVSEETGDISVSIDGNMMRKLDTAALRRVLTNIFQQEKKKDKTIWFGRLGERLSGKKNRERLSRIIGGDELNK
- the folP gene encoding dihydropteroate synthase, whose translation is MRNKTRLMGILNVTPDSFSDGGLFFNHEKAVTRGIKLEDDGADIIDIGGESTRPGAASVPFEEEVRRVIPVIEALANRVKIPISVDTYKSGVARLALEAGASIINDVSALRFDAEMVHVASKHHVPVVLMHMLGNPGNMQTNPVYDDVVNDVFNFLSERVAYATNNGISKDKIIVDPGICFGKSLAHNLLLIKRLDIFKNLGCRLLVGPSRKSFIGTVLNQAIEGRLEGTAAVVAVAIMKGADIIRVHDVKEMRQVVEMVNAIEGYEFH
- the prmC gene encoding peptide chain release factor N(5)-glutamine methyltransferase, yielding MKQALTISKALRCAEGYLIQRNVPFPYLDAEYILAHVLGCRRMDLLIHPDRTLKDNEAEQFNACIERRGRREPLQYITGEVEFRGLLFKVSKDVLIPRPETELLVDEAVKSVSKKGATVMDLCTGSGCIAVCIARELNDSRIYAVDISDGALAVARENAARHETGENITFLSGDLFGAIETLNLKGKLDVIVSNPPYVSAEEMEGLQPEIKDYEPASALYGGTDGLDFYRRIVHESPYYLSSGGYLLMEVGYRQAWSIKRLLEEVNTFKQIEVIKDLNGTDRIIKVLSI
- a CDS encoding cation:proton antiporter, whose protein sequence is MELEFLKSLVIILCISAVIVFVLGRLKISSIVGFLIAGVIVGPHGAHLISDVRDVELFAEIGVILLMFTIGLEFSLKNLLKLRRSIFLGGFIQIGLTIAVVVLLISLFVQHNLNMAIFEGFLVSLSSTAIVMKILLERSEIYSPHGRMSVGMLIFQDLCVVPFMLLIPVLAGNGGSSVDVLITMLTAALVVGIVLFASTWGVPRILHEVVSTRSRELFFMTIILLCLGTALITSMFGLSLALGAFLAGIVISESEYAAQAISDILPFKESFTGLFFMSVGMLLNLGFLRTHLWTISGIVVVIILIKIITAAVSASLSGQSLQNSIHTGFYLSQVGEFSFILAVAGKNAGLITDEIYQIFLSASVLTMIATPFVISVSSPAALWFISRSLFNRLMRMRRIDLTEPTPSKRAGHVIITGFGINGRNLAKVLRALDIPYVILEMNNNTVRKMKKMQEPIYYGDGTSVEILHKLGIHSAKVLVIAISDAPATRRIVQIARKENPEIHIIVRTRYVAEVDHLLDSGANEVIPEEFETSVEIFSRVLHHYNTPRNVISEHIENIRKDSYSVLRGIALPQKGMTERQELLEGMETETYLIRDTSGAVGLTLRELNLRVETGATIIAVKRKDIVHHNPSSDFAFKEGDILLLIGTKEDIDRAVEYIDLRIKSV
- the ftsH gene encoding ATP-dependent zinc metalloprotease FtsH, producing MNSFYKNLGLWVIIGGVMILLYYLSQQGTPTSKEMVFSDFLNKIEAGDVTDVVIKEKKITGTLKDGAQFNTYVVDYPNLVTDLRAKNVKITVKPPDDTPWYIAFLFSWGPIILLVAVWIFFMRQTQMGGNKALSFGKSKAKLLTEDRKKVTFADVAGVEEAKEEVQEIIEFLKDPPKFQKLGGRIPKGVLIVGPPGTGKTLLAKAIAGEANVPFFSISGSDFVEMFVGVGASRVRDLFDQGKKNAPCIIFIDEIDAVGRLRGAGLGGGHDEREQTLNQLLVEMDGFETTEGVILIAATNRPDVLDPALLRPGRFDRQIVVGRPDVRGRVEILKVHTKKIPLSSDVNLETIARGTPGFSGAELANLVNEAALYAARINKKSVEMTDFEAAKDKVLMGVERKSLFISEKEKKNTAFHEAGHTLVAKLLPGTDPIHKVTIIPRGRALGLTQQLPVDEKYTYSKEFLYSNIAVLMGGRAAEELMMNHMTTGAGNDIERATDLARKMVCEWGMSEKLGPLTFGKKQEEIFLGREISQHRDYSEDTAIMIDAEVKRLVMENYDRAKKMLKDNINTLKALAEALLEKEVLDGPEIEEIIRLTTSTV